The region ACCTGAGGTTCCCGTTCCGGCGACGGAAACACCCAGCTCAACCGTCACTCTCCTCGCATCCACTGCTCCATCACCGACAGCAGGTGATCAGGATCGACGGGCTTGGTCACATAGTCGGAGGCCCCCGACTCGATCGCCTTCTCCCGGTCGCCCTTCATCGCCTTGGCGGTCAGCGCGATGATCGGGAGTCCGGCGAACTGCGGCATCCTGCGGATCGCCGTGGTCGTCGCGTAACCGTCCATCTCGGGCATCATGATGTCCATCAGTACGACTGTCACATCGTCGTGCTGTTCCAGGACTTCGATACCCTCCCGTCCGTTCTCCGCGTACAGCACCGACAGCCCGTGCTGCTCCAAAACGCTCGTCAGCGCGAACACGTTGCGGATGTCGTCGTCGACGATCAGCACCTTCTCGCCGTCGAACCGGATGCCTCGGCGCGGCTGCTGCGCGGCCTCCGGCTCTCCGGCCGCCCAATGGCCGTTGGCCCTGGAGGACGCGTTCAGTTCGGTCACCGACACGGCCCTGCGGCGCCGCCTGAAGAGCGCGGCGGGCCCGTTCTGCGCCTCGCGGTACGACCTCACCTCGGCCGGCGTCTCGATGTCCGCCCCGGCCAGCTCCGCCTCGGAGGCCAGCAGCTCGCCGACCTCCAGGGAGGGCGCCAGCTGCGAATAGCCCTGCGGGGGCAGTTCACTCGGGTGCAGCGGCAAATACAGCGTGAACGTCGAGCCACGGCCCGGCTCACTCTGCGCGTGGATCTCACCGCCGAGCAGCCGCGCGATCTCCCGGGAGATGGACAGCCCCAGACCCGTACCACCGTACTTGCGACTGGTCGTGCCGTCCGCCTGCTTGAACGCCTCGAAGATCACCCGCATCTTGCTGGCCGCGATCCCGATACCCGTGTCGGTCACCGAGAACGCGATCATGTCGGCGTCCGCGTCCCGCAGCGAACCCGCCTCCAGCAGTTGCTCCCTGATGGCCACCGGGACCTCCGCGCCGGCCGGCCTGATGACCAGCTCGACGGCTCCCGAGTCGGTGAACTTCACCGCGTTGGACAGCAGGTTGCGCAGCACCTGGAGCAGTCGCTGCTCGTCGGTGTGCAGCGTGGCGGGCAGATCCGGCGAGACCCGTACGGAGAAGTCGAGGCGCTTCTCCGCGGTCAGCGGACGGAAGGTGGCCTCCACGTAGTCGACGAGCTGCACGAGCGCGATACGCGTCGGGGAGACGTCCATCTTGCCCGCCTCGACCTTCGACAGGTCGAGGATGTCGTTGATCAGCTGGAGCAGGTCCGAGCCCGCCCCGTGGATCGTCTCGGCGAACTCGACCTGCTTCGGAGTGAGGTTGGTGTCCGCGTTGTCGGCGAGCAGCTTGGCGAGGATCAGCAGCGAGTTGAGCGGCGTACGCAGCTCGTGCGACATGTTGGCGAGGAACTCGCTCTTGTAGCGCATCGACACGGCGAGTTGCTCGGCGCGCTCCTCCAGGACCTGCCGCGCCTCCTCGATCTCCGTGTTCTTGACCTCGATGTCGCGGTTCTGCTGAGCCAGCAGCTCGGCCTTCTCCTCCAGCTCCGCGTTGGACGACTGAAGCGCCTTCTGCCGGTTCTCCAGCTCGGCCGAGCGCTCCCTCAACTGCTCGGTCAGCTCCTGCGAGTTCTTCAGCAGCACCTCCGTCTTGGTGTTGACGGAGATGGTGTTGACGCTGGTCGCGATCATCTCGGCGATCTGGTTGAGGAAGTCCTTCTGGATCTGCGTGAACGGCGTGAACGACGCCAGTTCGATGACACCGAGCACCTTGCCCTCGAACAGGAGCGGCAGCACGATCACCTGTGCGGGAGGCGCCTCGCCGAGCCCGGAGGAGATCTTCAGGTAGCCGCTCGGGGCGTTCTCCACCAGGATCGTGCGCTTCTCCTCGGCGGCGGTCCCGACCAGTGCCTCACCAGGCCGGAACGAGGTCGGCATGGAGCCCATGGAGTAGCCGTACGAGCCGAGCATGCGCAGTTCGTACGCGTTCTCCGGGGCGCTTGCCTGGTCCTTGCCGTTGACCGTCCGCATCGCCAGGAAGAACGCGCCGTGCTGTGCCGTGACGACAGGCGTCAGCTCGCTCATGATCAGCGAGGCCACGTCGTCCAGGTCCCGGCGGCCCTGCATGAGGGCGGAGATCCGGGCGAGGTTGCCCTTCAGCCAGTCCTGTTCCTTGTTGGCGATCGTGGTGTCGCGCAGGTTGGCGATCATCTTGTTGATGTAGTCCTGAAGTTCCTGGATCTCGCCTGAGGCGTCCACGTCGATCTTCAGGTTGAGGTCACCGCGGGTCACCGCGGTCGCCACGCGCGCGATGGCACGCACCTGCCGGGTCAGGTTCCCGGCCATCTCGTTCACCGACTCCGTGAGGTCCCGCCAGGTGCCGTCGACGTCCCGCACCCGCGCCTGGCCTCCGAGCTGGCCTTCCGTACCCACCTCCCGGGCGACCCGGGTGACCTCCTCGGCGAAGGACGACAGCTGATCGACCATCGTGTTGATCGTCGTCTTGAGCTCGAGGATCTCGCCGCGAGCGTCAATGTCGATCTTCTTCGTCAGGTCGCCCTTGGCGATGGCCGTCGTCACCATCGCGATGTTGCGCACCTGACCGGTCAGGTTGGACGCCATCCCGTTCACCGACTCGGTGAGGTCCTTCCACGTACCGGCCACACCCGGCACCCGCGCCTGTCCGCCCAGGATGCCGTCCGTACCCACCTCACGGGCCACCTTGGTGACCTGGTCGGCGAACGAACTCAGCGTCTTCACCATGGTGTTGAACGTGTCGGCGAGCTGTGCGACCTCACCGCGCGCCTCGATCGTCACCGTCCGCGTCAGGTCGCCGTTGGCGACGGCCGCCGCGACCTGGGAGATGTTCCGCACCTGCACGGTCAGGTTGTTGGCCATCAGGTTGACGTTGTCCGTGAGGTCCTTCCAGATGCCCGTGACGCCCGACGCGTGGGCCTGGCCACCGAGGATGCCCTCCGTACCCACCTCACGGGCCACCCGGGTCACCTGCTCGGCGAACGACGACAGCTGATCAACCATCGTGTTGACCGTCGTGACGAGTTCGAGAATCTCGCCCTTGGCATCCACAGTGATCTTCTTCGACAGATCACCCTTGGCGACGGCGGTCGTCACCTCGGCGATGTTGCGCACCTGGATGGTCAGGTTGTTCGCCATGAAGTTCACGGACTGCGTGAGGTCCTTCCAGGTGCCGGAGACACCCTGCACCTCGGCCTGACCGCCGAGCATGCCCTCCGTACCCACCTCACGGGCCACCCGCGTGACCTCCTGAGCGAACGACGACAGTTGATCGACCATCGTGTTCAGGGTGTTCTTGAGCTCCAGGATCTCGCCGCGCGCGTCCACGGTGATCTTCTGGGACAGATCACCACGGGCCACCGCTGTCGCCACCTGGGCGATGTTGCGCACCTGGGAGGTGAGGTTGCCGGCCATGCCGTTCACCGAGTCGGTGAGGTCGCGCCACACACCGGCGACCCCGGGCACCTGCGCCTGCCCGCCGAGCCGGCCCTCGGTACCCACGTCACGGGCGACGCGGGTCACCTGATCGGCGAAGGCCGAGAGTTGATCAACCATGGTGTTGATCGTGTTCTTCAACTCGAGGATCTCACCGCGAGCGTCCACGTCGATCTTCTGGGACAGATCACCGCGGGCCACGGCCGTCGTCACCTGGGCGATCTGCCGCACCTGGGAGGTGAGATTGCCGGCCATGAAGTTGACGGAGTCGGTGAGCTCCTTCCACGTACCGGACACACCGTCCACACGCGCCTGACCGCCGAGGCGGCCCTCCGTACCCACGTCACGGGCCATCCGCGTCACCTGGTCGGCGAAGCTCGACAGCTGGTCCACCATCGTGTTCACGGTGTTCTTCAGCTGAAGCATCTCGCCGGAGACATCGACGGTGACCTTCTGAGACAGGTCGCCGTTGGCCACGGCGGTCGTCACCTGGGCGATGTTCCTCACCTGTCCGGTGAGATTCCTGAACGCCGTGTTGACGGAGTCCGTCAGATCCTTCCAGGTACCCGCCGCACCCGGCACCTGCGCCTGGCCACCCAGCTCACCCTCGACACCGATCTCCCGCGCGACCCGAGTGACCTCGGCACCGAACGCGGACAGCTGGTCGACCATCCCGTTGACGGTGTTCTTCAGCTCCAGCATCTCGCCGGCGACCTCGACGCTGACCTTCTGCGACAGATCGCCGCTGGCTACAGCGGTCGTCACGGCGGCGATGTCCCGCACCTGGGTGGTGAGATTCCGGAAGACCGTGTTGACGGAGTCCGTCAGGTCCTTCCACGTCCCCGCCGCACCCGGCACGTTCGCCTGCCCGCCGAGCCGCCCCTCGCCACCGACCTCGTTGGCGACCCGGGTGACCTCGTCCGCGAACGTCCGCAGCGTCTCGGTCATCTGGTTGATCGTCTCGGCGAGCTGGGCGACCTCACCGCGCGCCGACACCGTCACCTTCTGCGACAGATCACCGTTGGCGACCGCGGTCGTCACCTGCGCGATCCCACGCACCTGGGCCGTCAGGTTGCCGGCCATAAGATTCACCGAATCGGTGAGGTCTTTCCATACTCCGGCCACACCAGGCACCTGCGCCTGGCCGCCGAGTTCGCCCTCCGTACCCACCTCGCGCGCGACTCGCGTCACCTCGGAGGAGAAGGACGACAGCTGATCGACCATCGTGTTGACGGTGTTCTTCAGCTCCAGCATCTCTCCGGCCACGTGAACAGTGACCTTCCGGGACAGATCACCCTTCG is a window of Streptomyces sp. B21-083 DNA encoding:
- a CDS encoding HAMP domain-containing protein, producing the protein MESGAATRGTKTRAKGGQALTNRRKPRNGTTEVDTASLDRLLSALESMRDGNFRKRLTVSGDGVMSEIAAVFNEVADRNLHLTGELSRVRRMVGREGKLTERLEAGVSEGSWAVAIDASNALVDDLVRPVAEVGRVLSAVAEGDLSPRMELRAQAADGNGHPLRGEFLKVGRTVNNLVDQLSTFTDEVTRVASEVGTEGKLGGQAQVRGMSGSWRDLTDSVNTMAYRLTAQVRDIALVTTAVAKGDLSRKVTVHVAGEMLELKNTVNTMVDQLSSFSSEVTRVAREVGTEGELGGQAQVPGVAGVWKDLTDSVNLMAGNLTAQVRGIAQVTTAVANGDLSQKVTVSARGEVAQLAETINQMTETLRTFADEVTRVANEVGGEGRLGGQANVPGAAGTWKDLTDSVNTVFRNLTTQVRDIAAVTTAVASGDLSQKVSVEVAGEMLELKNTVNGMVDQLSAFGAEVTRVAREIGVEGELGGQAQVPGAAGTWKDLTDSVNTAFRNLTGQVRNIAQVTTAVANGDLSQKVTVDVSGEMLQLKNTVNTMVDQLSSFADQVTRMARDVGTEGRLGGQARVDGVSGTWKELTDSVNFMAGNLTSQVRQIAQVTTAVARGDLSQKIDVDARGEILELKNTINTMVDQLSAFADQVTRVARDVGTEGRLGGQAQVPGVAGVWRDLTDSVNGMAGNLTSQVRNIAQVATAVARGDLSQKITVDARGEILELKNTLNTMVDQLSSFAQEVTRVAREVGTEGMLGGQAEVQGVSGTWKDLTQSVNFMANNLTIQVRNIAEVTTAVAKGDLSKKITVDAKGEILELVTTVNTMVDQLSSFAEQVTRVAREVGTEGILGGQAHASGVTGIWKDLTDNVNLMANNLTVQVRNISQVAAAVANGDLTRTVTIEARGEVAQLADTFNTMVKTLSSFADQVTKVAREVGTDGILGGQARVPGVAGTWKDLTESVNGMASNLTGQVRNIAMVTTAIAKGDLTKKIDIDARGEILELKTTINTMVDQLSSFAEEVTRVAREVGTEGQLGGQARVRDVDGTWRDLTESVNEMAGNLTRQVRAIARVATAVTRGDLNLKIDVDASGEIQELQDYINKMIANLRDTTIANKEQDWLKGNLARISALMQGRRDLDDVASLIMSELTPVVTAQHGAFFLAMRTVNGKDQASAPENAYELRMLGSYGYSMGSMPTSFRPGEALVGTAAEEKRTILVENAPSGYLKISSGLGEAPPAQVIVLPLLFEGKVLGVIELASFTPFTQIQKDFLNQIAEMIATSVNTISVNTKTEVLLKNSQELTEQLRERSAELENRQKALQSSNAELEEKAELLAQQNRDIEVKNTEIEEARQVLEERAEQLAVSMRYKSEFLANMSHELRTPLNSLLILAKLLADNADTNLTPKQVEFAETIHGAGSDLLQLINDILDLSKVEAGKMDVSPTRIALVQLVDYVEATFRPLTAEKRLDFSVRVSPDLPATLHTDEQRLLQVLRNLLSNAVKFTDSGAVELVIRPAGAEVPVAIREQLLEAGSLRDADADMIAFSVTDTGIGIAASKMRVIFEAFKQADGTTSRKYGGTGLGLSISREIARLLGGEIHAQSEPGRGSTFTLYLPLHPSELPPQGYSQLAPSLEVGELLASEAELAGADIETPAEVRSYREAQNGPAALFRRRRRAVSVTELNASSRANGHWAAGEPEAAQQPRRGIRFDGEKVLIVDDDIRNVFALTSVLEQHGLSVLYAENGREGIEVLEQHDDVTVVLMDIMMPEMDGYATTTAIRRMPQFAGLPIIALTAKAMKGDREKAIESGASDYVTKPVDPDHLLSVMEQWMRGE